In the genome of Muntiacus reevesi chromosome 5, mMunRee1.1, whole genome shotgun sequence, one region contains:
- the LOC136168919 gene encoding olfactory receptor 8G1-like produces the protein MQTETAAENHSSVTEFILAGLTERPQIHLLLFLLFLVIYVVTVLGNLGMIILIGLSSHLHTPMYYFLSNLSFIDLCQSTVITPRMLVNFVTEKNIISYPECMTQLYFFLLFIIAEGYLLVAMAYDCYVAICSPLLYNVTMSHQACFSFLCGVYMIGLVCVFSHTGCMLRVHFCKLDVINHYFCDLLPLLKLSCSSTYVNELLVLCFGALNIFAPILTILSSYIFIISSILHIRSLEDRSKAFSTCSSHISVVTSLYGSAAFMYLQPSSVSSIDQGKVSSVFYTIVVPLLNPLIYSLRNKDVNVALKKMLKRIFL, from the coding sequence ATGCAGACAGAAACGGCAGCAGAAAATCACTCCTCAGTGACTGAGTTCATCCTCGCTGGGCTCACAGAACGTCCACAAATCCACctgctccttttccttctcttcctggtaATCTATGTGGTCACAGTGTTGGGGAATCTGGGCATGATCATACTGATTGGGCTCAGTTCTCAcctgcacacccccatgtactattTCCTCAGTAACTTGTCTTTTATTGACCTCTGTCAGTCCACTGTCATTACCCCCAGAATGCTGGTGAACTTTGTGACAGAGAAGAACATCATCTCCTACCCTGAATGCATGACTCAGCtctacttctttcttctttttattattgcaGAGGGTTACCTGTTGGTTGCAATGGCATATGACTGCTATGTTGCCATCTGTAGCCCCTTGCTGTATAATGTTACCATGTCCCATCAGGCCTGTTTCTCCTTCCTTTGTGGAGTGTATATGATCGGATTGGTATGTGTATTCTCTCACACAGGCTGCATGCTTAGGGTTCATTTCTGCAAATTAGATGTTATCAACCATTATTTCTGTGATCTTCTGCCCCTCCTAAAGCTCTCCTGCTCTAGCACCTATGTCAACGAATTACTGGTTCTATGTTTTGGTGCACTTAACATCTTTGCCCCCATCCTGACCATCCTCAGCTCCTACATCTTCATCATCTCTAGCATCCTCCACATTCGTTCCTTGGAGGACAGGTCCAAAGCCTTCAGCACATGCAGCTCCCACATCTCAGTTGTCACTTCTTTGTATGGATCTGCAGCATTCATGTACCTTCAGCCATCATCTGTGAGCTCCATTGACCAAGGGAAGGTGTCCTCTGTGTTTTATACTATTGTTGTGCCATTGCTGAATCCCCTGATCTACAGCCTCAGGAATAAAGATGTCAATGTTGCCCTGAAGAAAATGCTTAAGAGAATATTTTTGTGA
- the LOC136169242 gene encoding LOW QUALITY PROTEIN: olfactory receptor 8D1-like (The sequence of the model RefSeq protein was modified relative to this genomic sequence to represent the inferred CDS: substituted 1 base at 1 genomic stop codon) produces MTFSYIVEGLTQSELQLLLFLLFLGIYVATVVENLGLIHLIAVSPLLHTSMYYFLRSLSFIDLCYSSVITPKMLVNFLVKKNTILYSXCKAQLFFFMVFMVASGDLLTVMAYDHYVAICSPLLYHLIMSFRVCSVLVLVSFTLGFLSALAHTSAMMKLSFCKSQIISHYFCDVHPLLNLSCPNTHISELLFFVIVGLNTLVPTLAFFIYYAFIFYSIFLIQSSDSQSKAFGTCSSHLMAVGIFFASITFVYFKPPSSNSLEQNKVSLVFYSTVIPMLNPLIYSLRKRDVKKAFWKFLVKK; encoded by the coding sequence CTACATTGTAGAGGGTTTAACACAGTCAGAGCTCCAGCTGCTGCTCTTCCTCCTATTCTTGGGAATCTATGTGGCGACAGTGGTGGAGAACTTGGGCTTGATTCACTTGATTGCAGTAAGCCCATTGCTGCACACCTCTATGTACTACTTCCTCAGAAGCTTATCcttcattgatctttgctattccTCTGTCATTACCCCCAAAATGTTGGTGAACTTCCTAGTGAAGAAAAATACGATCCTTTATTCTTAGTGCAAGGCACAGCTCTTTTTCTTCATGGTCTTCATGGTGGCCAGTGGTGACCTTCTCACTGTGATGGCATATGATCACTATGTTGCCATCTGTAGCCCACTGCTCTACCACCTGATCATGTCCTTTAGAGTCTGCTCAGTGCTCGTCTTGGTTTCCTTCACCCTGGGCTTTCTCTCTGCCTTGGCCCATACAAGTGCCATGATGAAACTGTCCTTCTGCAAGTCCCAAATCATCAGCCACTACTTCTGCGATGTCCATCCTCTCCTCAACCTGTCCTGCCCCAATACACACATCAGTGAGCTTCTGTTTTTTGTCATTGTGGGATTGAACACATTGGTGCCCACCCTAGCTTTCTTCATCTACTATGCCTTCATCTTCTACAGTATCTTTCTCATCCAATCCTCAGACAGTCAATCCAAAGCTTTTGGTACTTGCAGCTCTCATCTCATGGCAGTGGGGATCTTCTTTGCATCTATCACATTCGTGTATTTCAAGCCCCCTTCCAGTAACTCCCTGGAACAGAATAAGGTGTCCTTGGTGTTTTATTCCACAGTgatccccatgctgaaccctttAATATACAGTCTCAGGAAGAGGGATGTGAAGAAGGCATTTTGGAAGTTTTTGGTGAAGAAATGA